From Archaeoglobus sulfaticallidus PM70-1:
ATGCTGGCCCTCTCGCCTACAATTATTTTTTTGCCGATTATACCATAGCCGAGTTTTGAGCCGGCCCCAACTATCGCATCGTTCTCAACAACTATGTTCCTTTCCTCAAACCTCGTATTCGGGGGTATGACGAACTTTTTCAGCTCGCTGAAGTCCTCCATCCTTTCACGCACCGAACTTTGATGTGTTGTTTGTCAGATCGAGAACGATGTTGAATAAATCTATACCCCTTATTCTGCATAAACCGCCTCTGTATGCGACAAGCTCTGAGAACCTGTCAACCTCATCCGTTCTAACTCCTTCATGGACAACGATAACTGGAACCGGATCGGCTGTATGATCCTTCACATTGATAGGGGTTGAGTGATCCGCTGTAATCACAAGGCAGATCTCTGTGAAATCGAGTTCCCTGAGAACGGCTATCTCCTGATCGATTTTTTCTATGAAGCTCTTCTTTCCTTCAAAGTCTCCGTCATGGCCAAGTTCATCGGTTGCCTTGATGTGCACTAAAACAAAATCGTGGGTGTTCAGAGCCTCGAGAGCTGCATTGAACTTGTTTTTCAGGTTTGTGTGCTTGTTTCCTGTAACACCTTCAACCTCAAGCACATCAGCACCGATGATCTTCCCTATTCCTTTGATGAGGGTGGTTCCTGCAATAAACGCGAGCTTCAGCCCGAATCTCTCCTCAAAGCTCTCTACCTTTTTAACCATTCCTCCTCCTCTCAGCAAAATCGCATTTCCCTTTAGAAGACCATTCTTCTCTCTTTCAAGGTTTACCGGATGGTTTTCGAGTATTCTGTGAGCTTCCTCCATAAATTTGTTGATAATCCTTGCAGTTTTCTCAGCATTCTCATCCAATGCTTTGCACATTTTTACCTTGCTGCCGATCTTCTTTGGATCCGTATCGGTTACCCTGTCCGAAAGTCCTTCTCCTCTGAAAACAACTGCCGCTCTATGACCGGTACCTCTTCTTACCATAACCTTAACACCGAACTCGCTTAAGTCTATTTTGTTAAGTGCTTTTACAAGCTCGTCGGTTTCGTCTATTCTCCCAGCCCTTCTATCCACAACAACCTTGTCGAAAATGCTTCCCTCCCCCTCTACTGTCCCGAAATTAGCCCTGAATGCAACATCTCCCTCTTTAAGCTCTATTCCAGAGCCTGCAGCCTCTATGGGCCCTCTTCCGGAATAGCATTCGTGCGGGTTGTAGCCAAGTAAAGCAAGATGGGCTGTGTCACTTCCCGGTCTAACTCCGGGAGCTATCGTGTCCATTATCCCGTTTATACCAATCTTTGCGAAATAATCGAGATTTGGAGTTCTGGCACTGTCGAGCGGGGTTTTGTTATCGATCAGCCTGTCGGATATACCATCTATGACAATAAAGAGGATTTTTTTCAGACTCATCAAAGAACTTTGGCATCTAATTTTTAAATATTGTGCTGTAGCAATAGCCAAACAGGCTAATCAACGAACTCCTCAAACTCATTCAGCAAAGCCAAATGCCTATCAAGAACCTCCTTTTCGTCCCTGAACTTCTGTTTGATGTGTCTGATGTACTCCTCTTTCCTCAGAATTCTGTCTCCAGCAACAAGGTTATCTGCAAGAGCGACGAGCTTTTCCTCAAGGGTTTCCGGGATGTAATCCCTCTCTGGTAGACCGAATTTTTTAGCCTCTTTTGCCGTCAATCCGGCACCTATGTGCCTCTCCACTATCTTGATTATCCTGTCATCAAACCCATCTTTCCTTAAGATCTCAGCTCCAAGCACCGCATGATCCATTCCATGGCTTAGACTTCTTCCAACATCATGTAACATGGCTCCGGCTATTATCAGCTTTCTCTGCTCATCTGACAGCTTCATCCTGTTTGCTATCCTTAAGGCTGAATCGAGAACTGTGAAAGTATGATTTAAAACATCATTTGAAACTCCTTTCTCTTTCAAATACTCTGAGAGTGCTTTGATCAGCTCATCCTCTTCGAGCTCCAGAATCTCTATGTCATGCATAGCGGACATGAATTTTCGTAAAATTTAATGTTTTTGATGGCGGTGGTAAAAGATAAAATACGATAAAAAATCGAAAGAATTATTTGGTTCTTCTCAGTCTTAGGTTCTGGTGGTATCATGAAATTCGGTATTGAATTTGTGCCAAACATGAAGTACTACGAGCTGGAGTACTATGTAAAACTGGCCGAA
This genomic window contains:
- a CDS encoding 2,3-bisphosphoglycerate-independent phosphoglycerate mutase, which codes for MSLKKILFIVIDGISDRLIDNKTPLDSARTPNLDYFAKIGINGIMDTIAPGVRPGSDTAHLALLGYNPHECYSGRGPIEAAGSGIELKEGDVAFRANFGTVEGEGSIFDKVVVDRRAGRIDETDELVKALNKIDLSEFGVKVMVRRGTGHRAAVVFRGEGLSDRVTDTDPKKIGSKVKMCKALDENAEKTARIINKFMEEAHRILENHPVNLEREKNGLLKGNAILLRGGGMVKKVESFEERFGLKLAFIAGTTLIKGIGKIIGADVLEVEGVTGNKHTNLKNKFNAALEALNTHDFVLVHIKATDELGHDGDFEGKKSFIEKIDQEIAVLRELDFTEICLVITADHSTPINVKDHTADPVPVIVVHEGVRTDEVDRFSELVAYRGGLCRIRGIDLFNIVLDLTNNTSKFGA
- a CDS encoding HD domain-containing protein, whose translation is MHDIEILELEEDELIKALSEYLKEKGVSNDVLNHTFTVLDSALRIANRMKLSDEQRKLIIAGAMLHDVGRSLSHGMDHAVLGAEILRKDGFDDRIIKIVERHIGAGLTAKEAKKFGLPERDYIPETLEEKLVALADNLVAGDRILRKEEYIRHIKQKFRDEKEVLDRHLALLNEFEEFVD